From Bacteroidales bacterium, the proteins below share one genomic window:
- a CDS encoding manganese efflux pump MntP family protein has protein sequence MNIFEIILIGLGLAMDCFAVSLSCSMGRCKINKLQALKIAFFFGLFQALMPVIGWLLGLSFKNLISEFDHWMAFGILGAIGIKMIIEAFKKEEEKNIKITRLWVLAGLSLATSIDALIVGITFAFLEFNILLTVGIIGLVTFIISLTGIYIGKKFNFLNAKKAEIIGGLVLIAIGIKILVEHLNA, from the coding sequence ATGAATATTTTTGAAATCATACTGATAGGCTTAGGACTGGCGATGGATTGTTTTGCTGTTTCCTTGTCATGCAGCATGGGCAGGTGTAAAATCAATAAATTGCAGGCACTAAAAATTGCATTCTTTTTTGGATTATTTCAGGCGTTGATGCCTGTGATTGGATGGCTGTTGGGGCTTTCGTTTAAAAACCTCATCTCGGAATTCGACCATTGGATGGCTTTCGGAATACTTGGTGCTATAGGCATTAAGATGATTATAGAAGCCTTTAAAAAAGAAGAAGAAAAAAATATTAAGATAACCAGGTTATGGGTATTGGCAGGATTATCTTTAGCAACAAGTATCGATGCTTTGATAGTAGGCATCACCTTTGCTTTTTTAGAATTCAACATTTTACTGACTGTCGGAATCATTGGTTTGGTTACATTTATTATATCTCTAACAGGCATTTATATTGGGAAAAAATTTAATTTTTTAAACGCCAAAAAAGCAGAAATAATTGGCGGATTAGTGCTGATAGCAATAGGCATAAAAATATTAGTCGAACACCTGAATGCATAA
- a CDS encoding 6-carboxytetrahydropterin synthase, giving the protein MNKIRITKEFKFEMAHALMGYNGPCRNIHGHSYCLYVTVIGSPVCDDNSPVNGMVMDFNELKNIIKNEITDKLDHALVLSDKTPASILNSLKEFDNVILLPYQPTCENMLADFAARIQKHLPSNIKLFSLKLCETVTSSAEWFAEDNR; this is encoded by the coding sequence ATGAACAAAATAAGAATTACGAAAGAATTTAAATTTGAGATGGCGCATGCGCTTATGGGTTACAACGGGCCCTGCCGTAATATTCACGGGCATTCGTATTGTTTGTATGTTACAGTTATCGGGAGCCCGGTATGCGACGACAACTCTCCAGTGAACGGCATGGTGATGGATTTTAATGAATTGAAAAATATTATTAAAAACGAAATTACTGACAAGCTGGATCATGCACTGGTTTTGTCTGATAAAACACCTGCTAGTATTCTTAATTCGCTTAAGGAATTTGACAATGTAATTTTGCTGCCATACCAACCTACCTGTGAAAATATGCTTGCCGATTTTGCTGCTCGTATTCAGAAACATTTACCCTCAAACATAAAGTTATTCAGCCTGAAACTGTGCGAGACTGTTACATCATCAGCAGAGTGGTTTGCTGAAGATAATCGTTAG
- a CDS encoding formate--tetrahydrofolate ligase, whose protein sequence is MKTDIEIAREAKMLHIRDIAAKLDVAEDDLQYFGKYKTKLPLRLIDEDKIKRHKLILVSAISPTPAGEGKTTISIGLAQGLNRIGRQTTVVLREPSMGPVFGVKGGAAGGGYSQVLPMEDINLHFTGDFAAIEKAHNLLSAIIDNNIQNKKNNIGLDPRTISWKRVMDMNDRSLRKIIVGLGGTMSGVPRETGVDITAASEIMAILCLSDNLQHCKEKMGNIFIGFTYDKKPVFARDLKANGAMAALLKDAIMPNLVQTIENTPAIIHGGPFANIAQGTNSVIATRMGLSLSDYVVTEAGFGFDLGAEKFIDIKCRYSGLRPDAVVLVATVRALKYHGGAELKTLKEANPEALKKGLPNLEKHIENMKLFNICPAVAINRFATDTEEELHIIKSRCKELGVPAIVSDVWSAGGSGAIELAETVGKIADSCTAQLELLYELEWPVEKKIETICKKIYGAEHVDYNPKAKKDLQKIYNLGLNKLAVCIAKTQKSLSDNPDLLGRPKDFIVTVREIEIAAGAGFIIPITGEIMRMPGLPEVPTAENIDIDSEGNIIGLS, encoded by the coding sequence ATGAAAACAGACATTGAAATAGCCCGCGAAGCGAAGATGCTTCACATAAGAGATATTGCTGCAAAACTTGATGTTGCAGAAGATGACCTGCAATATTTCGGGAAATATAAAACAAAACTTCCCTTAAGACTTATTGATGAAGATAAAATAAAACGCCATAAACTTATCCTGGTTTCAGCTATTTCACCTACTCCTGCCGGAGAAGGAAAAACAACTATATCCATAGGCCTCGCGCAAGGATTGAACCGTATAGGCCGACAAACGACTGTGGTTCTTCGCGAGCCTTCCATGGGGCCTGTATTTGGCGTCAAGGGCGGCGCTGCCGGCGGAGGATACTCACAAGTACTTCCAATGGAAGATATCAACCTTCATTTTACCGGCGACTTTGCCGCTATAGAAAAAGCTCACAACCTGCTCTCTGCTATCATTGACAATAATATTCAAAATAAAAAAAATAATATAGGCCTCGACCCCCGAACCATTTCGTGGAAACGGGTGATGGATATGAATGACCGCTCGCTTCGTAAAATCATCGTCGGATTGGGAGGAACTATGTCAGGAGTGCCACGGGAAACAGGAGTTGATATCACTGCGGCTTCAGAAATTATGGCGATACTTTGTTTATCGGACAATTTGCAACACTGTAAAGAAAAAATGGGAAATATTTTTATAGGCTTTACCTATGATAAGAAACCTGTTTTTGCGCGCGACCTGAAAGCCAACGGCGCTATGGCCGCCCTGCTGAAGGATGCCATAATGCCCAATCTGGTACAAACTATTGAGAATACACCGGCAATAATTCACGGTGGCCCTTTTGCCAATATTGCGCAGGGAACCAATTCGGTGATAGCCACACGCATGGGACTTTCATTATCAGATTATGTTGTAACAGAGGCTGGCTTTGGATTTGACCTTGGGGCCGAAAAATTTATTGACATCAAATGCCGTTATTCGGGTCTGCGCCCTGATGCAGTTGTGCTGGTTGCTACTGTAAGGGCACTTAAATATCATGGAGGAGCAGAGCTGAAAACATTGAAAGAAGCCAATCCCGAAGCGCTGAAAAAAGGCCTTCCCAACCTCGAAAAACATATTGAAAATATGAAGCTTTTTAACATCTGCCCTGCAGTTGCCATCAACAGGTTTGCCACAGATACCGAAGAGGAACTTCATATTATAAAAAGCCGATGCAAAGAGCTTGGCGTTCCGGCTATCGTTTCCGATGTATGGAGTGCAGGCGGATCCGGGGCCATTGAACTTGCAGAAACGGTTGGAAAAATTGCTGATAGTTGTACAGCGCAACTTGAGCTATTATATGAACTTGAATGGCCTGTTGAGAAAAAAATAGAAACCATCTGCAAAAAAATCTATGGGGCAGAGCATGTTGATTATAATCCCAAAGCTAAAAAAGACCTTCAGAAAATATATAATCTCGGACTCAATAAACTGGCAGTTTGTATTGCCAAAACACAAAAATCCCTGTCCGACAATCCTGATTTATTGGGCAGACCAAAAGATTTTATTGTTACCGTAAGAGAGATAGAAATTGCCGCAGGAGCAGGTTTTATTATTCCAATCACAGGTGAGATCATGCGTATGCCGGGATTACCGGAAGTTCCCACAGCAGAAAATATTGATATAGATAGCGAAGGAAATATTATTGGCCTATCCTAA